In Myxococcus stipitatus, the DNA window GGGTTGGCGTAGGAGGTGACGGACTTCTCCCACGCGTCGGCGCCGTAGAAGGCGGCGAGGTTGTCCCAGAGGTGGTTGACGACCCAGACGCTCAGGGGGACCACCGCGAGGAACGAACCCAGGCGGGACTTGAGGAGCGGAGTCTTCGTCGGAACGGCGTCGGCTGTGGCAGCCTGGGTGCTCATCGTTTCTCCAGGGGCGGCGCGCGGGCGGGTTCCCCGCGCCCCAAGTCAATGTCAGGGGACTGTCGCAGGGCGGTTTATAACCGTTCCGGCGGCGGGGCTGGATTTCTTCCGCACCCGCGCATCCCAGCCGTCGCACACGGAGGCATAAGGTCCGGCTTATGCGTCACCCCGGGTGGGCCTGCTGGCGGACCGCCGGGCGAAGGGGTGTCCGCCTTCTGCCGTTGGCGGGCAATGCGGGGTCGGGCACGCTAGTCGCACAGCTATGTCCGATGAGCTCGTCAGTGGATTGTTGAAGAAGGCGGACCTGCGCGTGGTGCTGGCCGTCACCACGGCCCTGTCCCAGAAGGCCCGGGCCACCCACCGCACGGCCCCGGCCGCCGCCGCGCTGTTGTCCCAGGCGCTCACCGCGGCCGCCCTGCTCGGCGCCCTCCAGAAGAGCGAGGCGCGCATCAACCTCCAGGTCGAGTGCGACGGCCCCCTGCGGGGCCTGTTCGTGGACGGGGACGCCGCCGGCACGGTGCGCGGCTACGTGAAGAACCCGCTGGTGGAGTACGTGGGCGGCGACGGCCAGTACCACTGGCGGCCCGTGCTGGGGAACCAGGGCTTCCTCTCCGTCCTGCGGGACATGGGGCAGGGCGAGCACTACCGCTCCTCCGTGGAGCTGGAGCGCTTCGACCTGGCGGGCGACCTGGAGCGCTACTTCCAGCAGTCGGATCAGCTCCCGTCACACCTGCTGCTCGCGCAGCTGCCCACCCCCGGGCCGGGGGGGCAGACGGAGTCGCTGGGCGTCGTCGCCGGCCTGCTCGTGCAGCCGCTGCCCAACGCGGACATGGAGGCCTTCGGCGCGCTGGGGGAGCGGCTGCGTCGAGACTTCGAGTCCGTGCTCCGCGCGCACGCGGCGTCTGGCGCGTCCGCGGTGCTCCGCGCGCTGCTGCCCGAGTCCGACTTCGAGGTGATGTCGCGCTACCCGCTCGGCTTCGCCTGCTCGTGCAGCGAGGACCGCGTCAAGCGCGCGCTGCTGGCGATGGGACGCGAGGAGCTCCAGGACCTGCTCGACAAGGAGGGGCAGGCGGAAGCGACGTGTCAATTCTGTACGACGCGATATGTCATTCCGGGAGACGTCATTCGGGGCATGCTGGCGAGCGGCTCGGTTTGACTTGGGTGCGCGGCCTCGGTACTTGCCGCGCGCCATGAGCTACTTCACGCAACTGCTCGAG includes these proteins:
- a CDS encoding Hsp33 family molecular chaperone HslO → MSDELVSGLLKKADLRVVLAVTTALSQKARATHRTAPAAAALLSQALTAAALLGALQKSEARINLQVECDGPLRGLFVDGDAAGTVRGYVKNPLVEYVGGDGQYHWRPVLGNQGFLSVLRDMGQGEHYRSSVELERFDLAGDLERYFQQSDQLPSHLLLAQLPTPGPGGQTESLGVVAGLLVQPLPNADMEAFGALGERLRRDFESVLRAHAASGASAVLRALLPESDFEVMSRYPLGFACSCSEDRVKRALLAMGREELQDLLDKEGQAEATCQFCTTRYVIPGDVIRGMLASGSV